One stretch of Flavobacterium sp. 9 DNA includes these proteins:
- a CDS encoding leucine-rich repeat domain-containing protein, with the protein MRKLLLIALALNFVACSTDNNESASNASAQVTKTAFNANPTPEDYKLSKDPNYLRDEKAISELKKGSATGKTAAVWVNTYVPDPNFRLALINAGAGQEDAVAGDNYINIDKSRVGLYVAGANITDATGIQAFTSLQQLLINGNQLTSLNVSAITSLSWLECQNNKLTTLNLSSNVNLTQIWCHSNQLNSLTIPSNVAGLWGLWCYGNQLTTLNLNGNTKLTSLFIQSNQLTALNLSPLTLLEKTNVSSNKWTGLNFDSNSKLTALWCFGNTLLTDLSIKNNNNFAITLQDFTQNTKRPKIHVDAAFLPQAYTLWPASGGSVYQL; encoded by the coding sequence ATGAGAAAATTACTTCTTATTGCGCTAGCGCTTAACTTCGTAGCTTGTTCTACAGACAACAATGAATCTGCTTCTAATGCTTCGGCTCAAGTGACAAAAACTGCCTTTAACGCGAATCCAACTCCAGAAGATTACAAACTTTCAAAAGACCCTAATTATCTTCGAGATGAAAAAGCTATATCTGAATTAAAAAAAGGTTCTGCTACAGGAAAAACTGCAGCAGTTTGGGTTAATACCTATGTTCCGGATCCTAATTTTAGATTAGCATTAATTAATGCTGGCGCAGGACAGGAAGATGCCGTAGCTGGTGATAATTACATCAATATTGATAAATCACGTGTAGGATTATATGTAGCTGGGGCAAATATTACTGATGCAACTGGTATACAAGCTTTTACTTCGCTACAGCAATTACTTATAAACGGAAACCAATTGACTTCTTTAAACGTTTCTGCAATTACTAGCTTAAGCTGGTTAGAATGTCAAAATAATAAATTAACAACTTTGAACCTTTCATCAAACGTTAATCTTACTCAAATCTGGTGTCATAGTAACCAACTTAATAGTTTAACAATTCCTTCTAATGTTGCAGGTCTTTGGGGACTTTGGTGTTATGGCAATCAATTAACTACTTTGAATCTTAATGGAAACACTAAGCTTACAAGTTTATTCATTCAATCTAATCAATTGACTGCATTGAATCTGTCTCCATTAACTCTTTTAGAAAAAACAAACGTTTCGTCAAACAAATGGACTGGTTTAAATTTTGACTCAAATTCTAAATTAACTGCTCTTTGGTGTTTTGGTAATACATTATTGACTGATTTAAGCATCAAAAACAATAATAATTTTGCTATAACTCTTCAAGATTTTACTCAAAACACAAAACGTCCTAAAATACATGTTGATGCTGCTTTTCTACCTCAGGCATATACTTTATGGCCTGCTAGTGGAGGATCTGTTTATCAATTGTAA
- a CDS encoding ankyrin repeat domain-containing protein: MQKSKLVCLLLLQIIFLSCKKSENENVIKTSSTQSAKENQDQNYIKKAIELNQTDFVHYIDTTKNIDAFYKFDGSNSYTILGYCCKFDRYDFVKKLISKKADIKLGEEDEDYQYDALYVAIENQHEKIVDLLLENKANVNSTYTESGLSPLSLACQFSNFHIVEALINHNANIKGNYNPATEMASIPIIEAVKSKNKEAVKLLLEKGADVNQVDLEETSALSYAKANDPEIYNLLNQLNDKAKLSTPIAEKFQGEFEVSTKGELTNEGTGSTTYYFTITTNGIVLKSEAFRGDFLCEGNYRGVEKEGILELYYNENDDRCKQSKPNYRIKKDGEKYFIRGVGGEGTYNEWVKIDKK, from the coding sequence ATGCAAAAATCAAAATTAGTCTGTCTGCTATTATTACAAATTATATTCTTGAGTTGTAAAAAATCAGAAAATGAAAATGTAATTAAAACGTCTTCAACTCAATCTGCTAAAGAAAATCAAGATCAAAATTATATCAAAAAAGCGATCGAATTAAACCAAACAGATTTTGTTCATTATATAGATACAACTAAAAATATAGATGCTTTTTACAAATTTGACGGATCCAATTCCTATACAATATTAGGATATTGCTGCAAATTTGACAGATATGATTTTGTAAAAAAGCTTATTTCAAAAAAAGCCGATATAAAATTAGGTGAAGAAGATGAAGATTATCAATATGATGCTCTTTATGTTGCAATAGAAAATCAACATGAAAAAATAGTTGATTTACTTTTAGAAAATAAAGCAAATGTAAATAGTACCTATACAGAATCGGGTCTTTCACCACTTTCGCTGGCCTGTCAATTTTCTAATTTTCATATTGTTGAAGCATTAATTAATCATAATGCTAACATAAAAGGAAATTATAATCCAGCAACTGAAATGGCTTCTATTCCTATAATAGAAGCTGTAAAGAGTAAAAATAAAGAAGCAGTTAAACTATTATTAGAAAAAGGTGCCGATGTAAATCAAGTCGATTTAGAAGAAACTTCAGCCTTAAGTTATGCTAAAGCTAATGATCCGGAAATTTATAATTTATTGAATCAGCTAAATGATAAAGCAAAACTTAGCACACCAATCGCAGAAAAATTTCAAGGCGAATTTGAAGTAAGCACGAAAGGCGAATTAACTAACGAAGGTACAGGAAGTACCACTTATTATTTTACGATTACAACAAACGGAATTGTATTAAAGTCAGAAGCTTTTAGGGGAGATTTTTTATGCGAAGGAAATTATAGAGGAGTTGAAAAAGAGGGTATTTTAGAATTGTATTACAACGAAAATGATGATCGTTGTAAGCAATCAAAACCTAATTACCGAATAAAAAAAGACGGAGAAAAATATTTTATCAGAGGAGTTGGAGGTGAAGGAACTTATAACGAATGGGTAAAAATCGATAAAAAATAA
- a CDS encoding pyocin knob domain-containing protein, translating to MATNINTILGWFKTGNKPTQTQFWNSWQSFWHKDEAIPQSSITNLKSTLDSKTDESQFESHKLDRAAHATLFAAKEDKTQKGISNGYAPLNSFTKLASQYLDIINDLVSGGSTSLLSAEQGVILQNQINNINILLASDNINLNTFQEIVDAIEVVQTSINSILVNDLTTGGTTKALTAEMGKLLQTTKVDKATGKSLLADSEINRLTTLFNYVHPANHPPSIIAQDINNRFVTDVEKATWNAKQASLGFTPENAINKNIPNGYAGLGVDGKLISSQIPSITINDTFVVTSETEMLALSVETGDIAVRSDLNKSFILKGKNPTIVSDWQELLTPTSDVTTVFGRNGAITAQTGDYTADQITETATKKFQSANQQAFNDATSSIQTQLNSKVSNATHTGDATGSTTLTVKGINGTLLSGLATGILKNTTATGVPVIATASDFPILNQDTTGTANNATKLGGQSSTYYAPINSPTFQGSPTAPTPALGTINEQLATTTFVALTNLDNVKTSGNQTINGSKWFNGSVLFDSGVIFLKQPSNSAYNTIMTLPDGIVISHNSIGNFSTELNSHGIKFGRATVQAELNTDNLTTSRTFLIPNQSGTLALKGDFLTTPSGDTLRPALIIPNGHLTTTPQDGAIERDWNGVLWETHGGLREKINVPDVPYKSITNLNTLFTSYRRSSVNTCQVNSQSEFAPDTSPSWGMLTSCKTDDAGDYGTQTYISMGTIPNTYVRNCNNGTWSAWVKLN from the coding sequence ATGGCAACAAATATCAATACCATTTTAGGCTGGTTTAAAACTGGCAATAAACCAACTCAAACACAATTTTGGAATTCCTGGCAGAGCTTTTGGCATAAAGATGAAGCAATACCACAAAGTAGTATTACCAATCTGAAAAGTACACTGGATTCTAAAACAGATGAATCACAATTCGAAAGTCACAAACTTGATCGAGCAGCTCATGCTACTTTGTTTGCGGCCAAAGAAGATAAAACCCAAAAAGGTATTTCTAATGGATATGCTCCATTAAACAGTTTTACAAAATTGGCAAGTCAATATTTAGACATAATAAATGACTTGGTTTCCGGTGGTTCTACTTCACTTTTAAGCGCAGAGCAAGGAGTGATTCTGCAAAACCAAATTAACAATATAAATATATTGTTAGCTTCAGACAATATAAACCTCAACACATTTCAGGAAATTGTTGATGCTATTGAAGTCGTTCAAACTTCAATAAATTCTATTTTGGTAAATGATTTGACAACTGGCGGAACAACCAAAGCTTTGACTGCTGAAATGGGAAAACTGTTGCAGACTACAAAAGTCGATAAAGCTACAGGGAAAAGCTTACTTGCTGATTCCGAAATTAACCGTCTTACAACGCTCTTCAATTATGTACATCCGGCAAATCATCCGCCAAGTATTATCGCTCAGGATATCAATAATAGATTTGTAACAGATGTTGAGAAAGCAACTTGGAATGCTAAGCAAGCTTCACTTGGATTTACTCCTGAAAATGCAATCAATAAAAATATTCCAAACGGATATGCCGGACTTGGTGTTGACGGAAAACTGATCTCTTCGCAAATTCCTTCAATAACCATTAATGACACTTTTGTTGTTACTTCAGAAACTGAAATGTTGGCTTTAAGTGTAGAAACCGGAGACATCGCAGTAAGATCTGATTTAAATAAATCTTTTATCTTAAAAGGTAAAAATCCAACAATAGTATCAGATTGGCAGGAATTGCTTACACCAACTAGTGATGTAACAACCGTTTTTGGTCGTAATGGAGCAATTACAGCTCAAACCGGAGATTATACAGCTGACCAAATCACCGAAACAGCAACAAAGAAATTCCAATCTGCAAATCAGCAAGCGTTTAATGATGCAACGTCCAGTATTCAGACACAATTAAATTCAAAAGTATCAAATGCAACCCATACAGGTGATGCAACAGGTTCAACAACTTTGACGGTAAAAGGAATTAACGGAACTTTACTTTCAGGATTAGCAACAGGCATCTTGAAAAACACAACTGCTACTGGCGTTCCTGTAATTGCAACGGCAAGTGATTTTCCAATATTAAATCAGGATACTACAGGAACGGCAAATAATGCAACAAAGCTTGGTGGGCAATCCTCTACATATTATGCTCCAATTAATTCACCAACATTTCAAGGAAGTCCAACAGCTCCAACTCCGGCATTGGGAACAATCAATGAGCAATTAGCCACTACAACTTTTGTCGCACTTACAAATTTAGATAACGTAAAAACATCTGGAAATCAAACTATAAACGGTAGTAAATGGTTTAATGGTTCTGTATTATTTGACTCTGGAGTTATCTTTTTAAAACAACCTTCTAATTCAGCATACAATACGATAATGACACTGCCGGATGGAATAGTAATTAGCCATAATTCTATTGGTAATTTTAGCACGGAATTAAACTCGCACGGTATAAAATTTGGTAGAGCAACAGTTCAGGCAGAATTAAATACAGATAATTTAACAACTTCCAGAACTTTTTTAATTCCAAACCAATCGGGAACTCTGGCATTAAAAGGAGATTTTTTAACAACACCCTCAGGTGACACTTTAAGACCTGCACTGATAATTCCAAATGGACATTTAACTACAACTCCACAAGATGGAGCAATTGAACGTGATTGGAACGGAGTATTATGGGAAACTCATGGCGGACTGAGAGAAAAAATAAACGTTCCGGATGTTCCTTATAAAAGTATTACGAATCTAAACACGTTATTTACAAGTTACAGACGAAGCTCTGTTAATACTTGTCAGGTAAATTCTCAAAGTGAATTTGCTCCTGATACTTCTCCATCATGGGGAATGTTAACAAGTTGCAAAACAGATGATGCCGGAGATTATGGAACTCAAACCTATATTTCGATGGGAACGATTCCTAATACTTATGTTCGAAATTGCAACAATGGAACATGGTCTGCGTGGGTAAAATTAAATTAA
- a CDS encoding DUF6046 domain-containing protein, which yields MKFNFNVNEVLDTKDPEYTGINYNESESKDFIIDKTGGEFNLRVFAPLVFEPLVKADLNLPSLRIDAVTVNLNRSKVIKKEGIEGRDSTIKEHITNGDFSVSIEGLIASETGDEYPKEKLFLLKQFLNAPYSLRVTHAILNRFGIYELVIDSYSIPSISGTKNIQKFTASATSDETVELIIRDNA from the coding sequence ATGAAATTCAATTTTAATGTAAATGAAGTTTTAGATACCAAAGATCCCGAATACACAGGTATTAATTATAACGAATCTGAATCGAAAGATTTTATTATCGACAAAACCGGAGGCGAATTTAACTTAAGAGTCTTTGCTCCATTAGTTTTTGAACCTTTGGTAAAAGCCGATCTTAATCTGCCAAGTTTACGAATAGATGCCGTTACCGTAAATCTAAATCGTTCAAAAGTCATCAAAAAAGAAGGAATCGAAGGAAGAGATTCAACCATAAAAGAGCACATTACAAATGGCGATTTCAGCGTTTCGATAGAAGGATTAATTGCAAGTGAAACCGGAGATGAATATCCAAAAGAAAAGCTTTTTTTATTGAAACAATTCTTAAATGCGCCTTATTCTTTAAGAGTAACACACGCAATTTTGAACCGATTTGGTATTTATGAATTAGTGATCGACTCCTATTCTATCCCATCAATTTCGGGAACAAAAAACATTCAAAAATTTACTGCCAGCGCCACATCAGATGAAACTGTAGAACTAATAATCAGAGACAATGCTTAA
- a CDS encoding DUF4280 domain-containing protein — protein sequence MATKYVCKGALCACDKGGIGGVLDVKSQNKIFIQEKLMATDSDITFETPLTGICSITQKTCSPALVPKWEKPASNVFEGDKKALLQTSTLKCTVGGNINITDPLQTGPKIVVLDNYSPPVITPLTKEILNITWKNGDLDSEIDTANIGDKVSLVVETKNYKEGETVVVIIDEMDGKDVKENTKQVKFTGEVNADGLAILKEEIAIENVN from the coding sequence ATGGCTACCAAATATGTATGTAAAGGTGCATTATGTGCCTGCGATAAAGGTGGTATTGGGGGTGTTTTGGACGTGAAATCTCAAAACAAAATTTTTATTCAGGAAAAATTGATGGCTACCGATAGTGATATAACTTTCGAAACTCCTCTTACTGGAATCTGTTCAATAACTCAAAAAACATGTAGTCCTGCTTTAGTGCCTAAATGGGAAAAACCTGCAAGTAATGTATTCGAAGGAGATAAAAAAGCTCTTTTACAAACCTCAACCCTAAAATGTACTGTTGGAGGAAATATCAATATTACAGATCCGCTTCAAACTGGGCCAAAAATAGTTGTACTTGATAATTATTCACCGCCTGTGATAACACCTTTGACAAAGGAAATATTAAATATTACCTGGAAAAATGGAGATTTGGATAGTGAAATAGATACTGCAAATATTGGAGACAAAGTAAGTCTGGTTGTAGAAACAAAAAACTACAAAGAAGGAGAAACAGTCGTTGTTATAATAGATGAGATGGACGGAAAAGACGTCAAAGAAAACACCAAACAAGTAAAATTTACTGGTGAAGTAAATGCAGATGGGCTTGCCATTTTAAAAGAAGAAATCGCAATTGAAAATGTAAACTAA
- a CDS encoding XRE family transcriptional regulator, producing MEIHTKIKRIIDEMKLNNNSFAKLIGVTSTTIDSITIGRLQADGDRKRTKPGFDLLQSIITHCNVNPDYFFGDSDEIFTNKTTAEVGLNLPKIITVNEDGEENINFVGVKARAGYLDGYSDPEYMETLPSFSMPMLKNGTYRCFEIKGNSMSTTIHDGDYLFGKYVDNFDDILDGRIYVIISKNDGVVVKRVLNRIRESGKLILKSDNRDGNYPMYSIYAEDILEVWYASMYASKQMPDPINIYEKIHDLESKFYEMEETLRKKLN from the coding sequence ATGGAAATACATACTAAGATCAAACGTATTATAGACGAGATGAAGTTAAACAATAACTCATTTGCGAAGTTAATAGGAGTAACCAGTACTACAATAGATAGTATCACGATTGGAAGATTACAAGCTGACGGAGATAGAAAAAGAACAAAACCTGGTTTTGATTTGCTCCAAAGCATAATTACACATTGCAATGTAAATCCGGATTATTTTTTTGGAGATAGTGATGAAATTTTTACCAATAAAACAACTGCTGAAGTTGGTTTAAATCTGCCAAAGATTATTACGGTAAATGAAGACGGTGAAGAAAATATTAATTTTGTTGGAGTAAAAGCCCGTGCAGGTTATTTAGACGGTTATTCGGATCCGGAATATATGGAAACGCTTCCTTCATTTAGTATGCCAATGCTAAAAAACGGAACTTATAGATGTTTTGAAATTAAAGGAAATTCGATGTCTACAACAATCCATGACGGAGATTATCTTTTTGGGAAATACGTTGATAATTTTGATGATATTCTTGACGGAAGAATTTATGTTATTATCAGCAAGAATGATGGAGTAGTGGTAAAAAGGGTTTTAAACCGAATTAGAGAAAGCGGAAAATTAATCCTGAAATCTGATAACAGAGACGGAAATTACCCGATGTATTCTATTTATGCCGAGGATATTCTGGAAGTTTGGTACGCAAGTATGTATGCTTCTAAACAAATGCCGGATCCAATTAATATTTATGAAAAGATTCACGATCTCGAAAGTAAATTCTACGAAATGGAAGAGACTTTGAGGAAAAAGCTAAACTAA